A genomic stretch from Ooceraea biroi isolate clonal line C1 chromosome 3, Obir_v5.4, whole genome shotgun sequence includes:
- the LOC105283209 gene encoding CCAAT/enhancer-binding protein gamma isoform X1, with protein MTINADGGTCIGHVSSSRLTLKIMAPKNKENSSKRKKQQQVEDEGNEDYRKRRDRNNQAVKRSRVKSKMRTQQTLERVNQLKTENELLEEKIKMLTKELGFLKDLFLAHAGSSQHSVNLQDLDLNALLAEDKSAEPLKTSSGKL; from the exons ATGACAATTAACGCGGATGGCGGTACATGCATTGGTCATGTGTCATCGTCGCGGCTAACCTTGAAAATC ATGGCGCCAAAAAATAAGGAGAACAGCTCTAAGCGGAAGAAGCAGCAGCAGGTAGAGGATGAGGGTAACGAGGATTACCGGAAGCGACGGGATCGGAATAACCAG GCTGTAAAACGATCCAGAGTGAAAAGTAAAATGCGTACGCAACAGACATTGGAGCGGGTGAATCAGCTGAAGACGGAGAACGAACTGCTCGAGGAGAAGATCAAAATGCTCACTAAAGAATTAGGATTTCTCAAGGATCTCTTTCTAGCACACGCAG GTTCGAGTCAGCATTCTGTAAACCTTCAAGATCTAGATCTCAACGCCCTCCTGGCGGAAGACAAGTCCGCGGAGCCGCTGAAGACGAGTTCCGGCAAACTGTAG
- the LOC105283209 gene encoding CCAAT/enhancer-binding protein gamma isoform X2: MAPKNKENSSKRKKQQQVEDEGNEDYRKRRDRNNQAVKRSRVKSKMRTQQTLERVNQLKTENELLEEKIKMLTKELGFLKDLFLAHAGSSQHSVNLQDLDLNALLAEDKSAEPLKTSSGKL, translated from the exons ATGGCGCCAAAAAATAAGGAGAACAGCTCTAAGCGGAAGAAGCAGCAGCAGGTAGAGGATGAGGGTAACGAGGATTACCGGAAGCGACGGGATCGGAATAACCAG GCTGTAAAACGATCCAGAGTGAAAAGTAAAATGCGTACGCAACAGACATTGGAGCGGGTGAATCAGCTGAAGACGGAGAACGAACTGCTCGAGGAGAAGATCAAAATGCTCACTAAAGAATTAGGATTTCTCAAGGATCTCTTTCTAGCACACGCAG GTTCGAGTCAGCATTCTGTAAACCTTCAAGATCTAGATCTCAACGCCCTCCTGGCGGAAGACAAGTCCGCGGAGCCGCTGAAGACGAGTTCCGGCAAACTGTAG